One window of Tenacibaculum maritimum NCIMB 2154 genomic DNA carries:
- a CDS encoding carbonic anhydrase, whose translation MKIKPILIIFIFVFATSCKYDKKANTNHKQAIPTDTNSHDWGYDGNTPSKNWKKNYPDCNGKNQSPIDIISVDTKESISDKLQFDSYNKEIAIHDVINNGHSVQFNFEKGDYHTFRGTHYYLKQIHFHEPSEHTINGVRFPIAIHLVHESTDKKLLVFAVMAQEGKGSLPFDFLESYLPLKKNESKEVGKSFNLSNILPKKTAYYYYIGSLTTPPCTEGVNWIVFKAPITVSKMQIEKMHQSLPDHNYRPIQLLNGRTIEFSK comes from the coding sequence ATGAAAATAAAACCAATCTTAATCATTTTTATTTTCGTATTCGCTACATCTTGCAAATACGATAAAAAGGCCAATACAAATCATAAACAAGCCATTCCTACGGATACAAATAGTCACGACTGGGGGTATGACGGTAATACCCCCTCTAAAAATTGGAAAAAAAACTATCCTGATTGCAATGGAAAAAACCAATCTCCTATTGATATCATTAGTGTAGATACCAAAGAAAGTATTTCAGATAAATTACAATTCGATTCTTATAATAAAGAAATAGCAATTCACGATGTAATCAATAATGGACACTCTGTACAATTTAACTTTGAGAAAGGAGATTATCATACTTTTAGAGGAACTCATTATTATTTAAAACAAATTCATTTTCATGAGCCTTCAGAACATACTATTAATGGCGTACGATTTCCTATTGCCATCCATTTAGTACATGAAAGTACCGATAAAAAATTATTGGTATTTGCTGTTATGGCACAGGAAGGGAAAGGAAGTTTACCTTTTGATTTTTTAGAAAGCTACTTACCTCTTAAAAAAAATGAATCCAAAGAGGTAGGAAAATCATTCAACCTTTCTAATATTCTTCCTAAAAAAACCGCTTATTACTATTATATAGGTTCGCTAACAACTCCTCCTTGCACGGAGGGAGTAAACTGGATCGTTTTTAAAGCTCCTATAACTGTTTCAAAAATGCAAATTGAAAAAATGCATCAATCTCTTCCTGATCATAACTATAGACCTATACAACTCTTAAATGGACGTACTATAGAATTCTCCAAATAA
- a CDS encoding 3-hydroxybutyryl-CoA dehydrogenase: MNNIAVIGAGTMGNGIAHTFAQFGYNVQLIDISQTALDKGMATITKNLDRMVGKGKISEEDKSSTLKNITTYTSIEAGTKTANLVVEAATENVDLKLKIFKTLDEICPKETILATNTSSISITQIAAATNRPEKVIGMHFMNPVPIMKLVEIIRGYNTSDEVMELIVELSKKINKTPVEVNDYPGFVANRILMPMINEAVETLYNGVAGVTEIDTVMKLGMAHPMGPLQLADFIGLDVCLSILNVLYDGFKNPKYAPCPLLVNMVMAGKLGIKSGEGFYDYNETRKAEKVAKMFS, translated from the coding sequence ATGAATAACATCGCTGTAATTGGGGCAGGAACCATGGGAAATGGGATTGCTCATACTTTCGCTCAATTTGGGTATAACGTACAACTGATAGATATTTCTCAAACTGCCTTAGACAAAGGAATGGCAACCATTACTAAAAACCTAGATAGAATGGTTGGAAAAGGAAAAATATCTGAAGAGGATAAAAGCAGTACTCTAAAAAACATCACTACATATACATCTATTGAAGCTGGAACAAAAACTGCTAATTTAGTGGTAGAAGCTGCTACTGAGAACGTAGATTTAAAACTTAAAATATTTAAAACTCTTGATGAGATATGTCCTAAAGAAACTATTTTAGCTACTAATACTTCTTCTATTTCCATTACTCAAATTGCAGCAGCAACAAACAGGCCTGAAAAAGTAATAGGAATGCATTTTATGAACCCTGTTCCTATCATGAAATTAGTAGAAATAATTCGCGGTTACAATACCTCTGATGAGGTCATGGAACTTATCGTTGAGCTTTCTAAAAAAATTAATAAAACTCCTGTAGAAGTAAATGATTATCCAGGTTTTGTTGCTAACAGAATCTTAATGCCAATGATTAACGAAGCTGTTGAAACTTTATATAATGGAGTTGCTGGTGTTACTGAAATAGACACTGTGATGAAACTAGGAATGGCTCACCCTATGGGGCCCCTACAATTAGCTGATTTTATTGGGTTAGACGTATGTTTATCTATATTAAATGTTTTATATGATGGATTCAAAAACCCTAAATATGCCCCATGTCCTTTATTAGTAAATATGGTAATGGCTGGAAAATTAGGTATCAAATCTGGAGAAGGGTTTTACGATTATAATGAAACAAGAAAAGCTGAAAAAGTAGCTAAAATGTTTTCTTAA
- a CDS encoding Gfo/Idh/MocA family protein, whose amino-acid sequence MLKAGVLGAGHLGKIHLRLLQQSDKYELVGFYDPFTENAKKIAKEFGYKYFTSIDELIDSVDVVDIVTPTLSHFECAKQAIEKGKHIFIEKPITNTLLEAEAIRTLASQKHVRGQIGHVERFNPAFIAAKEMINTPMFIESHRLAEFNPRGTDVPVVLDLMIHDIDIILSVVDSKVKNVHASGISVISETPDIANARIEFENGCVANLTASRISMKNMRKSRFFQRDAYISVDFLEKKAEVVRMKDVPENPDEFAMILQNAEGIKKQIYFDNPNVTPNNAILEELESFADAINNDRTPVVSLKQGTEALRIAQMIIDSF is encoded by the coding sequence ATGCTAAAAGCTGGAGTTTTAGGTGCGGGTCATTTAGGTAAAATTCACTTGCGCCTTTTACAACAATCCGACAAATATGAGTTAGTAGGGTTTTATGATCCTTTTACTGAAAATGCTAAAAAAATAGCTAAAGAATTTGGTTATAAATACTTTACTTCTATTGATGAACTCATTGATTCCGTAGATGTAGTAGATATCGTTACACCTACATTGTCTCATTTTGAATGTGCCAAACAAGCCATAGAAAAAGGAAAACACATTTTTATAGAAAAACCGATTACGAATACCTTATTAGAAGCAGAAGCTATTAGGACTTTAGCGAGTCAAAAGCATGTACGAGGTCAAATTGGACATGTTGAACGATTCAATCCTGCTTTCATTGCCGCTAAAGAAATGATTAATACGCCTATGTTTATTGAGTCACATCGATTGGCTGAATTTAACCCAAGAGGAACTGATGTTCCTGTTGTTTTAGATTTAATGATTCACGATATTGACATTATACTAAGCGTAGTTGATTCTAAAGTTAAAAATGTGCATGCTAGCGGAATTTCTGTCATTTCTGAAACTCCCGATATAGCCAATGCTAGAATTGAGTTTGAGAACGGTTGTGTTGCAAACTTAACAGCAAGTAGGATATCAATGAAAAATATGCGAAAATCACGTTTTTTTCAACGAGATGCTTATATATCTGTTGATTTTTTAGAGAAAAAAGCAGAGGTAGTTCGTATGAAAGATGTTCCTGAAAATCCTGATGAGTTCGCCATGATTTTACAAAATGCAGAAGGTATTAAGAAACAAATTTATTTTGACAATCCTAATGTAACTCCTAATAACGCTATTTTAGAAGAATTAGAGTCATTTGCTGATGCCATCAACAATGATCGAACTCCCGTTGTTTCTCTAAAACAGGGTACAGAAGCTCTTCGCATAGCTCAAATGATTATAGATTCTTTTTAA
- a CDS encoding DUF6452 family protein — protein sequence MKKVSLLVLLLSTFFIVSCEKDDFCTKNPVTPNLILRFYDAENPTALKKVDSLYVWAKEKDSIIINQNTDSIAIPLNTLSNNTIYNLSKGTLLSNQFTITYNTEEEFVSRSCGFRVIFNNVAITNNSTTNTWIQSFTPETLTTINHQSAAHVKVYH from the coding sequence ATGAAAAAAGTTAGCTTATTAGTCTTGTTGCTCTCAACATTTTTTATCGTTTCTTGTGAAAAAGACGATTTTTGTACAAAAAACCCTGTTACTCCTAATTTGATATTAAGATTTTATGATGCCGAAAATCCTACTGCATTAAAAAAGGTAGATTCTTTATATGTGTGGGCAAAAGAAAAAGATAGTATCATTATAAATCAAAATACCGATTCGATTGCTATTCCTTTAAATACCTTAAGTAACAATACCATCTATAACCTTTCAAAAGGAACACTTTTAAGCAATCAGTTCACCATAACTTACAATACAGAAGAGGAATTTGTTTCTCGTTCTTGTGGCTTTAGGGTTATTTTTAATAATGTTGCCATTACCAATAATTCAACAACAAACACATGGATTCAATCCTTTACACCAGAAACCTTAACTACTATAAACCATCAATCAGCTGCACATGTTAAAGTATATCATTAA
- a CDS encoding substrate-binding domain-containing protein produces the protein MIHLKVGGVPEHFNYPWYLTLKNKEYTKNDINLRWKDFPGGTGAMCKALRGGEIDIAIVLTEGIIKDIINGNPSKITQTFVKSPLIWGIHVSSKASFRKIQDLEHATVAISRFGSGSHLMAIVNAHNHGWDVNKLNFKVVGNLQGGIDALTKGEADYFMWEHFTTKPLVDSGIFRRLGDCPTPWPCFVIAVRNEVLENSPEEVKKVLKTINDTTKDFKQIPNIDQVLAERYEQQLEDIQEWLSITEWDEGKPISEDLISLIQNKMINFNVIDKEKKSSELIKNMYI, from the coding sequence ATGATTCATTTAAAAGTAGGTGGTGTACCAGAGCATTTTAATTACCCTTGGTATCTAACCTTAAAAAATAAAGAATATACAAAAAACGATATCAATCTTCGTTGGAAAGATTTTCCAGGAGGCACTGGAGCCATGTGTAAAGCATTACGAGGGGGTGAGATAGATATCGCTATTGTACTAACAGAAGGTATTATTAAAGATATAATTAATGGTAACCCTTCTAAAATAACGCAAACCTTTGTTAAAAGCCCTTTAATTTGGGGGATTCACGTATCCTCTAAAGCTTCTTTTAGAAAAATACAAGATTTAGAACATGCAACCGTAGCCATTAGCAGATTTGGATCTGGCTCTCATTTAATGGCCATTGTAAATGCTCATAATCATGGTTGGGATGTTAACAAGCTAAATTTTAAGGTCGTTGGAAACTTGCAAGGTGGTATTGATGCCCTTACAAAAGGAGAGGCAGATTATTTTATGTGGGAACATTTTACAACTAAGCCATTAGTAGATAGCGGTATCTTTAGAAGATTAGGAGATTGCCCTACCCCTTGGCCTTGCTTTGTAATTGCTGTAAGAAATGAAGTTTTAGAAAATAGCCCTGAGGAGGTCAAAAAAGTTCTAAAAACCATCAACGATACTACAAAAGACTTTAAGCAAATTCCTAATATAGATCAGGTACTTGCTGAACGATATGAACAGCAATTAGAGGATATTCAAGAATGGTTATCTATCACTGAATGGGACGAAGGAAAACCTATATCTGAAGATTTAATTAGCCTCATTCAAAATAAAATGATTAACTTTAACGTTATTGATAAAGAAAAAAAGTCTAGCGAGTTAATTAAAAATATGTACATTTAG
- a CDS encoding protein-L-isoaspartate(D-aspartate) O-methyltransferase — MRDTTKHQGLRNQLATVLKAKGIIDENVLNAVRKIPRHLFIDSSFESHAYQDKAFPIAAEQTISHPYTVAFQSQVLEVKPSEKVLEIGTGSGYQTAVLLELKADVYSIERQLELFKKTSLFLPKIGYRAKRLIFGDGYKGLPEEAPFDKIIVTAGAPYVPKALLAQLKVGGRLLIPVGDKVQMMTLFIRKSPKEFEKHELGDFKFVPMLQEKN, encoded by the coding sequence GTGAGAGATACTACCAAACACCAAGGACTTAGAAATCAATTAGCAACCGTATTAAAAGCAAAAGGAATTATAGATGAAAATGTATTAAATGCAGTACGAAAAATCCCTAGACATTTATTTATAGATAGTAGTTTTGAATCTCATGCTTATCAAGATAAGGCTTTTCCAATAGCAGCAGAGCAAACTATTTCGCATCCATACACTGTGGCTTTTCAGTCACAAGTATTAGAAGTAAAACCAAGCGAAAAAGTATTAGAAATAGGAACAGGTTCAGGATATCAAACCGCTGTTCTACTAGAATTGAAGGCTGATGTTTATTCTATAGAAAGGCAACTGGAGTTATTTAAAAAAACATCTTTATTCTTGCCTAAAATAGGATATAGAGCCAAGCGGTTAATTTTTGGAGATGGCTATAAAGGTTTGCCAGAAGAAGCTCCGTTTGATAAAATTATTGTAACAGCAGGGGCACCTTATGTACCCAAGGCTTTATTAGCACAATTAAAAGTAGGGGGAAGGTTACTAATTCCTGTTGGCGATAAAGTGCAAATGATGACGTTATTTATAAGAAAATCCCCTAAAGAGTTTGAAAAACACGAATTAGGTGATTTCAAATTTGTACCGATGCTGCAAGAAAAAAATTAA
- a CDS encoding isopenicillin N synthase family dioxygenase, with the protein MKKIPSVNLADFLSDDKARKQKFINEIGHAYENIGFVALKGHFLDNELVDSLYKEIKNFFDLPVDVKEKYEIPGIGGQRGYVSFGKESAKGKKEGDLKEFWHFGQYVDADSKYANEYPANVEVEELPKFNEVGKRTYQMLEKTAKYVLRSLALHLGLEETYFDNYIKNGNSILRPIHYPPIETEPKGAERAAAHGDINLITLLMGAQGKGLQVQNHEGEWIDAVAEPDELMINVGDMLSRHSNNKLKSTIHRVTNPPKELWGTSRYSIPFFMHPVSDMKLDVLENCIDENNPKQFENITAGEFLDERLRELGLKK; encoded by the coding sequence ATGAAAAAAATACCAAGTGTAAATTTAGCTGACTTTTTATCAGACGATAAAGCACGCAAACAAAAATTCATCAACGAAATTGGTCATGCTTATGAAAATATAGGATTTGTTGCTCTAAAAGGACACTTTTTAGACAATGAATTGGTTGATAGTTTGTACAAAGAAATTAAAAACTTTTTTGACTTGCCTGTTGACGTAAAAGAAAAATATGAAATACCAGGTATAGGTGGACAGCGCGGTTATGTTTCTTTTGGAAAAGAAAGCGCTAAAGGAAAAAAAGAAGGCGATTTAAAAGAGTTCTGGCACTTTGGGCAATATGTAGATGCAGATTCAAAATATGCAAATGAATATCCTGCTAATGTTGAAGTAGAAGAGTTACCTAAATTTAATGAAGTTGGTAAAAGAACTTACCAAATGTTAGAAAAAACAGCAAAATATGTATTGCGCTCTTTAGCTTTACATTTAGGGTTGGAGGAAACTTATTTTGATAATTACATCAAAAATGGAAATAGTATTTTACGTCCTATCCATTACCCTCCCATTGAAACTGAACCTAAAGGAGCTGAGAGAGCTGCTGCACATGGAGACATTAATTTAATTACGCTTTTGATGGGAGCGCAAGGAAAAGGATTGCAGGTACAAAACCATGAAGGAGAATGGATTGATGCTGTTGCTGAACCTGATGAACTAATGATTAATGTTGGAGATATGCTATCTCGCCATAGTAATAATAAGTTAAAATCAACCATACATAGAGTAACAAACCCTCCTAAAGAACTATGGGGAACTTCGCGCTATTCAATACCTTTTTTCATGCACCCTGTGTCTGATATGAAATTAGATGTTTTGGAGAATTGCATTGATGAAAATAATCCTAAGCAATTTGAAAATATTACAGCTGGTGAGTTTCTAGATGAACGTTTACGTGAATTAGGTTTAAAAAAATAA
- a CDS encoding efflux RND transporter periplasmic adaptor subunit, whose protein sequence is MKKIIIFGGIALALIAVLIWFGKKNSASPVEYETERAFKTTIVKKSVATGKVVPLEEVEIKPQITGIVDKIVVEEGAIVKAGDLIATVRVVPNVASLNRANGSVKNARLTFDNAKTQFDRNKKLFESGVISRQAFENSELSYNNAKQALRNAQSDMDIIRKGTTAGLGSAANTSIRATTSGMVVEIPVKKGYQVTQTNDFNAGTTIARIADMTKMIFEGKVDESEVGKLVKGTNIEVALGAIENKKFPAVLNFIAPKGTEEAGAVQFKIKADVSLDDKYFIRAGYSANAEIVLAKKDSVLSIKEALLQFDRKTEDPYVEVKIGDQKFERKDLKLGLSDGVNVEILEGVTEEDDIKIWNKVTDSDRK, encoded by the coding sequence ATGAAAAAAATAATCATTTTTGGTGGAATAGCATTGGCACTAATCGCAGTATTAATTTGGTTTGGTAAAAAAAATAGTGCCTCTCCTGTTGAATATGAAACAGAAAGGGCTTTTAAAACAACTATAGTAAAAAAGAGCGTGGCAACGGGAAAGGTAGTACCTTTAGAAGAAGTAGAAATTAAGCCTCAAATAACAGGTATTGTAGATAAAATTGTTGTAGAAGAAGGTGCTATCGTAAAAGCAGGAGATTTGATAGCCACGGTAAGGGTAGTTCCTAATGTAGCTTCTTTAAATAGAGCCAATGGAAGCGTGAAAAATGCTAGATTGACATTTGATAATGCAAAAACTCAATTTGATAGAAACAAGAAGCTATTTGAAAGCGGGGTTATATCTCGTCAAGCATTTGAAAATTCAGAGTTAAGCTATAACAATGCTAAACAAGCTTTACGAAACGCTCAGTCCGATATGGATATTATTAGAAAAGGAACAACAGCAGGTTTAGGGAGTGCAGCTAATACGAGTATAAGAGCTACAACTTCAGGAATGGTGGTTGAAATCCCAGTTAAAAAAGGGTACCAAGTAACGCAAACAAATGATTTCAATGCTGGTACAACAATAGCTCGTATAGCAGATATGACGAAAATGATTTTTGAAGGTAAGGTAGACGAATCAGAGGTAGGTAAGTTAGTAAAGGGAACGAATATAGAAGTTGCTTTAGGAGCTATAGAAAATAAAAAGTTCCCAGCAGTATTAAATTTTATAGCCCCTAAGGGAACCGAAGAAGCTGGAGCTGTTCAGTTTAAAATAAAGGCAGATGTGTCTTTAGATGATAAGTATTTTATAAGAGCTGGATACAGTGCTAATGCTGAGATCGTATTGGCTAAAAAAGATAGCGTTTTATCTATAAAAGAAGCTTTATTGCAGTTTGATAGAAAAACAGAAGATCCTTATGTAGAAGTTAAGATTGGTGATCAAAAGTTTGAAAGAAAAGATTTGAAATTAGGACTTTCTGATGGGGTTAATGTAGAAATTTTAGAAGGTGTTACAGAAGAAGATGATATAAAAATCTGGAATAAAGTAACGGATAGTGATAGAAAATAA
- a CDS encoding translation initiation factor yields MDFKDQLKNLFPDHQFQEEAPEEKSDIWLQEAPLLCKYEKRKGKPITIIDGYHGATSDFKKLAKEIKTKFSVGGSFKEDKIIIQGDYRDQIMQLLKDKGFNVKRVGG; encoded by the coding sequence ATGGATTTTAAAGATCAACTGAAAAACTTATTTCCTGATCATCAATTTCAAGAAGAAGCTCCTGAAGAAAAATCTGATATTTGGTTACAAGAAGCACCACTTCTTTGTAAATACGAAAAGCGAAAAGGGAAACCTATTACCATTATTGATGGGTATCATGGAGCTACTAGTGATTTTAAAAAACTAGCTAAAGAAATAAAAACTAAGTTTAGTGTTGGAGGTAGTTTTAAAGAGGATAAAATTATTATTCAAGGAGATTATAGAGATCAAATAATGCAATTACTAAAAGATAAAGGTTTTAACGTAAAACGCGTCGGAGGTTAG
- a CDS encoding nucleoside phosphorylase has translation MNIKNSELILNPDGSIYHLNLKPENIATDIIFVGDQYRVDKVTKHFDTIEFTTQKREFKTTTGTYKGKRLTVISTGIGPDNIDIVLNELDALVNIDLNTRQVKVKHTQLNITRIGTSGSLQADLPVDSFLLSSFGLDINGMLHFYQIDEISHPKIEDAFITHTNWSEKKARPIIISNSPFLEAKLSSDKVQKGMTATAGGFYGPQGRILRLDLENPNLNHKIDSFVFENTKITNLEMETSAIYGLAKLLGHNAASMNAIIANRANGTFSENPSKTVADLIKYTLDKLAE, from the coding sequence ATGAATATTAAAAATTCTGAATTAATATTAAACCCCGATGGTAGCATCTACCATCTGAATTTAAAACCAGAAAATATTGCCACGGATATTATCTTTGTAGGAGATCAATATCGAGTAGATAAAGTTACCAAACATTTTGATACTATTGAATTTACTACTCAAAAACGCGAATTTAAAACTACAACAGGAACTTATAAAGGAAAGAGACTTACTGTTATTTCTACAGGAATAGGCCCTGATAATATAGATATTGTTTTGAATGAACTAGATGCTCTAGTAAATATTGATTTAAATACCCGACAAGTAAAAGTCAAGCATACACAGTTAAATATTACTCGAATAGGTACTTCTGGATCTTTACAAGCAGATTTGCCTGTTGATAGCTTTTTATTAAGCTCTTTTGGTCTTGATATTAATGGCATGCTTCACTTTTACCAAATAGATGAAATATCGCATCCTAAAATAGAAGATGCTTTTATAACACATACGAACTGGAGTGAAAAGAAAGCACGCCCTATTATTATTTCTAATAGCCCTTTTTTAGAGGCAAAATTATCTTCTGATAAAGTTCAAAAAGGTATGACAGCTACAGCTGGTGGATTTTATGGACCTCAAGGGCGCATATTAAGATTGGATCTTGAAAATCCTAATCTTAATCATAAAATAGATAGTTTTGTTTTTGAAAACACTAAAATAACCAACCTAGAAATGGAAACTTCTGCTATTTATGGGTTAGCAAAATTATTAGGTCACAACGCTGCCTCTATGAATGCTATCATAGCCAACAGAGCTAACGGTACTTTTAGTGAAAATCCAAGTAAAACAGTTGCCGATTTGATTAAATATACACTTGATAAATTAGCGGAATAA
- a CDS encoding DUF6048 family protein, which translates to MLKYIINFCLLFAFVNSYSQQQLSSKQQKDTIQYKTGYGLRIGIDISKPFIGVFDKSYRGLEVVGDYRISKSWYIASEVGYEKETTSEDFFNFTSKGSYVKIGANYNAYKNWLDMNNEIYVGLRYGLSVFDQTLNNYTPNVGNTYFPSVNISTPRATSKLTAHWAEFQLGIKVETFKNLFVSFSGSFKVMASVNNPTNFKSLYAPGFNRIFESNTGFGFHYTISYLIPFVNK; encoded by the coding sequence ATGTTAAAGTATATCATTAATTTTTGTTTACTATTTGCTTTTGTAAATAGTTATTCCCAACAACAGTTAAGCTCCAAACAACAAAAAGACACCATCCAATACAAAACTGGGTACGGATTGCGTATTGGTATTGATATCAGCAAACCTTTCATTGGCGTTTTTGATAAAAGCTATAGAGGACTTGAGGTTGTAGGTGATTATCGAATTTCTAAATCGTGGTATATTGCTTCGGAAGTTGGGTATGAAAAGGAAACTACCTCCGAAGATTTTTTTAATTTTACTTCAAAAGGAAGTTATGTCAAAATAGGAGCTAATTATAATGCTTATAAAAATTGGCTAGACATGAATAATGAAATTTATGTCGGGCTCCGATATGGACTCAGTGTTTTCGATCAAACATTAAACAATTATACCCCTAATGTAGGAAACACTTATTTTCCTTCTGTCAACATAAGCACTCCAAGAGCAACTTCAAAGCTTACAGCTCATTGGGCTGAATTTCAACTAGGTATAAAAGTAGAAACTTTTAAAAATTTGTTTGTAAGTTTTAGTGGCTCTTTTAAAGTAATGGCTAGTGTAAACAACCCTACGAACTTTAAATCCTTATATGCACCTGGATTTAATAGAATTTTTGAAAGCAATACAGGCTTTGGCTTTCACTATACTATTTCTTACTTAATTCCTTTTGTTAATAAGTAA